In Cytophagales bacterium, the following are encoded in one genomic region:
- a CDS encoding transcriptional regulator, whose amino-acid sequence MKDILKDLNKAFENKIRLGIMSALVVNDWMDFNALKQLLEVTDGNLASHLKSLEKSEYIKMKKEFIGRKPNTKYAATTAGQEAFVKHIKAIEQLLK is encoded by the coding sequence GTGAAAGACATCTTAAAAGACCTTAACAAAGCATTTGAAAACAAGATACGACTGGGTATCATGTCCGCACTGGTCGTGAATGACTGGATGGACTTTAATGCCCTGAAGCAGTTGCTGGAAGTAACAGATGGCAACCTGGCTTCTCACTTAAAATCACTGGAAAAGAGTGAATATATCAAAATGAAAAAAGAATTTATCGGACGTAAACCCAACACCAAATACGCAGCAACTACGGCTGGGCAGGAAGCCTTTGTAAAGCACATCAAGGCCATTGAGCAGTTACTCAAATAA